The DNA segment GACGTAGAAAAAGAACAAGAGCTGTTAAAAAGACACGATCGAATCATTTTTCAATTTCCTTTTTACTGGTATACAGCTCCTGCATTATTGAAAAAATGGCAAGATGATGTACTGGCAGATGGTTTTGCCTATGGTAAGAAAGGGAAAGCATTAATAGGAAAAGAATTTGGGTTAGTATTGAGTATTGGTGTGAAAAAAGAAGAATACCAACCTGGAGGACGTGAAGGATTCAGTATTGATGAATTAACAAAACCCTTTCAAGCGATGGCACTGAAGACTGGAATGATGTTTCTTAAAACATTGCCTATTTTTCAATTTAGTTATTTAACAGAAAATCAGAAAATGAGTCTATTGATTCGCTACCAGCAATATTTAACTCGTGAAAAAGATGATAGTTTAGAAGCTCGAGAAAGATGGTTTATCCAAGAACTATCAGAGACGGATGTGACTAAATTAAATAATGGAGATCAATTCGTTCTGGATCAAGCAATAGAATTTATAGAAGAAAATAGAGATACAATAGATGAATTGAAGATTGTTTTAGATCAAATGAATTAGCTTGTTAAGGAGGTCGGTAAATGAAATGGAACAAAAAGAGTGGTTGATTCAAGAGTTGGAACGACTAATTCAAACAAGTCGTGATTACAAGCAAAAAGCATTATTAAAAGCTGTGATTGCTTTAATTGATGAGCAAGTTGAACGAATTAGACAAATGGAAGGCGAATTGGATGGAACCTTATGGAGTCCGCGCAATTGGAATGAGTAAGATAAGACAAAAAAAGCTATAAAAAACAGGCAACCATAAACATGGCTGCCTGTTTTTTATAGCAAGAACTGATTTTTACTGTTGGTCTAATTCTCAATTTTTTGT comes from the Carnobacterium sp. 17-4 genome and includes:
- a CDS encoding NAD(P)H-dependent oxidoreductase, which translates into the protein MKTLVILSHPEIKESGSQQYLLSSIPENKNITVHHLESIYSDFNIDVEKEQELLKRHDRIIFQFPFYWYTAPALLKKWQDDVLADGFAYGKKGKALIGKEFGLVLSIGVKKEEYQPGGREGFSIDELTKPFQAMALKTGMMFLKTLPIFQFSYLTENQKMSLLIRYQQYLTREKDDSLEARERWFIQELSETDVTKLNNGDQFVLDQAIEFIEENRDTIDELKIVLDQMN